A window of Terriglobales bacterium genomic DNA:
ATGCCCTTTCGCCGCGAGGTCATCGTCTATCCCTCGGTGGAGCCCACGGACGAATTCTTCGAAGTGCTGCCGCTCATCACCGGCGAGTTCGAAGCCTTCGTGCGCGGGCGCGGCTACGACCTCTATCGCATCCGCGAGTACATGCCGGAAGACTCCGCTCGCCACGTGGACTGGAAGGCGACGGCCAAGTCCATGTCGCTCAAGGTGCGCGAGTTCACGCGCGAGGACGAGCGCAAGCTGCGCATCGTGTGGGACAACCCGCCGCCGGACGCCGTGCCTGCCGACGCCTACGAGAATGCCGTGGCTCTGGGCGCCTCGCTGGCCTGGCACTTCGCCGGCGAAGATACCGACCTCTCCTTCGCCGCGGCCGGCTACCCCGGCGGGGGCGACGTCTACGACTTCCTGCGCTACCTGGCGCTGGTCCAGCCCGCCGACGCCCCTTCCGTGCTGGACGCGCTCGAGGTCACCGACGACTACAACGTCATCCTCACCGCGCGCGCGCGCGGCTCCATCCCCACCCGCCTCTGGGCCTGTTCCTACTTCATCTTCCTGGAAAAGGATCCGGATGCGGCGGAGCAGCGAACCGCCCCATCCGGTCATGTACCTCCGGCGGCGCAACCCGGCAAGCCCAACTCTCATCTACCCTTGTAACCGCATCGGTCTGGCGATACGATGCGTCCAGGCGAGTTTCTCCTGCGACCACAAAGCAGTTCCTGTTGACATGCTGTCCGAAGAGGAGCGCAACATGAAACGCATACTGTCCTTGTTCCTGGCCCTTATTGTCGCCGGCTTGCTGGCCACGCCGGCGGCCCTGGCCTACCAGAAGAAGAAAACATCCTCGAAGGCGGTAACGGCTCCGGTCATCCCCGCGGGCACGCCGATTGCTGTCCGCATCATCGACGAGCTGAACAGCGGCAAGTCCAAGCCGGGTGACACCTTTCGCGGCACTCTCGAACGGCCTATCGTCTCCGGCAGCACCGCGCTCTACCCCAAGGGCGCCGACGTTACCGGGCGCGTCGTGGCGGCCAAGGGCTCCGGGCGCCTTACCGATCCCGGCATCCTCGAGCTGGAGCTGACTTCGGTGAGTTCGGGCTCGAAGAAGTCCTACATCACCACCGAGCCGTTTGTCATCGAGGGCGAATCGCACACCAAGAGTAACGTGACGAAAATCGGCGGCGGAGCCGCAGCCGGCGCCATCATCGGAGCTATCGCCGGCGGCGGTAAGGGCGCGGCCATCGGCGCGGGCGTGGGCGCGGCGGCAGGCACCGGCGTGGCCGCCGCTACCGGCAAGAAGGAAGCCAGCGTCGAGTCGGAGGCCGTGCTGGAATTCAAGACCAGTGCGCCCTCCAGTTCTGCTCCCGCCTCATCGGCCGGCGGCGCTGCCCCGGCGGCGCAGGGCGTGAAGTCCTATGACGAAGGTGATCCGTCGGCGTACTCGTTCAGCGCCCGCGACCGGCGCGTCATCCGCACCTGCTTCGAGCAGCATGCCTCCGGCTTGCCGCCCGGACTGGCCAAGCGTGAATCGCTCCCGCCGGGCCTGGAGAGGCAGTTGCAAAAGAACGGCACCCTGCCGCCCGGCCTGCAGAAAAAGGTGCAGCCTCTCCCGCAGGTGTGCGAATCCGAACTGACCAGCCTGCCGCGCGAACTGGAGCGCGTCGTCCTCAGCCGGCGGGTGATGGTCATCAATTCCGCGTACAAGATCCTGGATATCTTCGACCTTGACGCGCAGTAGTATGATGGGCGGCCTCGGAGCGGCCTGAGCCGCCGCTCCCGCCCAACCCATTCGGGAAGGAGCCGCCATGACCACCGTTCAGGACCTCATCCGCAATCGTCCCACCTACACCGTTGAAGCCGATACGTCCGTCCTCAAGGCCGTGGAGATGATGGTGGAGAAGAACATCGGCGCGGTCGCCGTCGTGCGCGGCGACGACCTGGTCGGCATCTTTTCCGAGCGCGACCTGATGAAGCGCGTGGTCGCCGGAGGCCGTAGCCCCGGCCTCACCAAAGTGGCCGAGGTCATGACCCCGCGCCCCTACACCGTTTCCTCCGGTGAGCGTTTCCAGCACTGCATGTTCCTCATGCGCGAGCACGGCTTCCGCCACCTCCCCGTCGTGGATGACAACGGCAAGCTGTGCGGGCTCATCTCTCTGCGCGACGTCCTGCTGCGCGACCTCACCGAGAAGGATGACGAGGTGCGCATGATGCGCGCCTACATCACTCAGCAGGTGCCCGGCGGCGAGAGCTAGCGTTCGGGGCTCTGCGACACACGGCCATCCCGTAGATCTGTAGAGACGTAGCTTGCTGTGTCTGTAGGCCGACCGTAGGAATAGCGGAGACGTAGCTAGCTACGTCTCTACCCAACCGCGCGGAATAGCGGAGACGCCCCGGTGCTACAATCCCCGCGGAATCCCTCCGCCCCATGCAATTCTCCTCGCTGGTAAAGCGGCTGCGTTCCATCGCCGGTCGTGACGCCGTCCTCGACCGTCCCGAGGACCTCATGCTTTACGAGTACGACGCTGGCCTGGCGCGCTCTACGCCGCGCGCCGTCGTCTTTCCCCGCGGCACGGCGCAGGTGGTGGAGATTGTCAAGCTGGCCCGCGAAGCGCACGTGCCCATTGTGCCCCGCGGCGCCGGAACCGGCCTGAGCGGAGGAGCCATCGCGCGCACCGGCGGCATCATCCTCGGGTTCGCCCGCATGAACCGCATCCTGGAGGTGGATCTCGACAACCAGCGCGCCGTGGTCGAGCCCGGAGTCGTCAATCTCGAGCTGACCAACGCCGTGGCGCGCCACGGCCTCTACTTCGCGCCCGATCCCTCCAGCCAGAAGGCCTGCACCATCGGCGGCAATGTGGCCGAGAACTCCGGCGGGCCGCACACCCTGGCCTACGGCGTGACC
This region includes:
- a CDS encoding CBS domain-containing protein gives rise to the protein MTTVQDLIRNRPTYTVEADTSVLKAVEMMVEKNIGAVAVVRGDDLVGIFSERDLMKRVVAGGRSPGLTKVAEVMTPRPYTVSSGERFQHCMFLMREHGFRHLPVVDDNGKLCGLISLRDVLLRDLTEKDDEVRMMRAYITQQVPGGES